A segment of the Populus alba chromosome 9, ASM523922v2, whole genome shotgun sequence genome:
CTTTTCACTGTATTATTCTCAAAAAACAACGCAGATTTGCCAGCATTAGATTTATTTTCCAACAATTCAACCTAGTCAAGAAGAACCCTTTCTGTTAGTGCTAATAAACATTAATTACATAATATAAACACTAACACCAAGATGGGTGCTGAGCGATTTTGTCCTCCTTTGTTTAGATGCATATCCGCTTGTTTCAGTCTCTCTTGTTCGTTTGTTTAATTAAGTTGATagaatgaagttttttttttaattgctttcgAGTCAGTGAATcgtaaacaagaaagaaatattttttattaattaaaactaaatagaaTACCTGTCGATGATgagaacaacaacaaacaacaacatgatttattttgttacaCAATCATTAATTCTGTTTTTGATTGCATGAGTTCTCTTTAACTTGACAATTTTacatcaaatttgtttttgtgttcaaaattatttttgaaaatttttttaatttatttttaatttaatttatttttttataattttatatcattttaacgtgttaatattaaaaataaaattttaaaaaataaataaaaaatatgattttaataaatttacaaacaaaaaaatattttcatattcctAAACAACACTATTTTGGCATATCAACTTAACAACTATTTAGAAATTAATGATTTAgtgaacaatgatttttttttctttttataagtattagaaatttgatttttccttttgaaaagtgaaaatTGAACAACAAGTGAAATTCTAACATTTGGAAGGAATGGATTAATTCTCGATATAGATGAGgccggattaaaaaaaataaaaaacccaattTGTTTAGTGATACGACTGACCGtacaagatttaaattttttttttttaattttcttattaaaataataccgtttaaattatttttcccccggttttaaaactatacatAGCAGTTAATGACCGGTAATTAACCACAAAAGGATcccacttttaaaaatataatcctGACCGTACACAATCGACGCGCtactataaaaagaaattgaaaacttaCACGCTCCCGTAACCTATCCACCATATACAGAAACGGAAGATCATTGCATCGACAAAACCATCCCtatttccccccccccccaaaaaaaagtccccaaaatctaattttcaccttcaacaattaattaataaataaataaaggaaccACCTCTAAATCCTCTCTCCAAAAAATACTCAAAACTCCTCAATATGGCCTTTCACGTAGCTTGCCCAATTACATGGTCAGTAGTGGTATTATCTTCACAACTAATAACACCAAACCCCCCTTCTGTCTTTactatttcttctcttttatgtcTCTCCCGCGAGAGagttctaacttttttttacatggtcGACTGATACGATATCTTGTTTGTTTTGGCTCTCTCTAATTTGCAGTCGCCGAATTTGTTTCTGCTCCCTAGGGTTTCCGCGAGATCTCCACTCTAGGAAACCAAAGGCTGACTTCCTGTTCGATGTAGCGGGAATCGATGAGTTTTTGAAGGATCCTCTGGGAATTAGGGCTTCCAGGGAAGGAACTGTCCTGGTTTCCGTTCCTAAGGTTGTGCCTGTGCCGGCTTCGATTCCTCCGACGCATTCGCTAGAGGTCGTTTCGGCGAAAGATAGAGAAGGTGATGGTGGTGCGGGGGAGGATGCTTTTTCAACGCAGACTAAGCGCGTGGCTATTCAAAGGCAGGCTGCTGCTGCTAAGGCATCTGCCGAGTATTATGCTAAGAAGGTCGAGTCTGGTGATACCGTAAGATTTTTGTTTCCTGGTTGCTGTGAACGAATGTGGTCTTTAATGTGAGGATGTTTTTGGTTTGTTAAGGTTTtgaaccttttattttcttgggaaTGGTGTGAATTGTGATCGTGTAGGATAATCCCATGATTGGCCACTCGAATTTGTATTAGTTAAATTTTGGTTTATTGGATACCTGTGTTGAATTTGGGATTCAGGGGCGTTCTGGATAGCTAGTTTATTGAATTTGAGCTGATTTTTGGCGTCTGCAGTTgcgactttgatttttttttttttgtgattcgGAGGTAAATGATGAAATGATTATCTTCTCCCAAATGCTATctatataattcaattaataGAATAGAAGTAGTTAATTTGACTGAAATGTTTAGTTTGGATTTTGAATTGTTCTTGAGGATTTGGAGGTGGTTTTTTGAGTTTGACCTAATCTTGGATTTGTTTAGACATTAAAAAGCATGGAAGTCTGAGACAGTTGAAACTCAAAACACCAGCATTCGCTCATTTTCTGAATGCAGAATATCTGTAACTGTTTTTTGTTCTGATAGTTTTGTTATTCATTTGACCTAGCTTATTTATAATCCCGAGggagattgaaaagaaatttatgaACTCTTATAGCTTATTCATTATTTGTTTGTGGATTTGGATGTGGGTTTTTGAGTTTGACCTAATCTTGGATTTGTTTAGacaaaactcaaaacaattACCAGCATTGGCTCATTTTCTGAATGCTGATTACTCGTAACTGTTTTTtcattctcatattttttttactcatttgAGCTAGCTTATTTACAATTCCGATGgagattgaaaaagaaatttatgaacTGTTATAGCTTATTCATTCTTTGTTTGTTATCGGGCAGCATGGTATTGGAACCCTTTTATTGCACAAAAACTTTCTCATCTAGATGCATTGGCATGTTTCCTTAGGCACAAATCCACAGTTGATGAGTTATGGAAatcaagtaaaataatttttgggtGCTATTGTGATGACATATGCTATATCATTTTGCTAAATACCATCACCATTTGTTTAATTCAGGTTGCCTCAAAAGATACTCCTGGAGAAGATGCGGGGTCGTTATGTCAGATATGCTTTGTGGGTGAAACAGGGGGAAGTGAGAGAGCGAGGAAGATGCTCCCATGCAAAAGTTGTGGCAAGAATTGCCACATGAGCTGTTTGAAAACTTGGGCTCGGCATAGAGGTAAAACTCATTGGGTTAAAAACTCTGAAGGCtgctgtttttttgtttattctcaTAGGTTGATTGATGGCAGATTTATTTCACTGGAGTTCGTGGACCTGTCCATCTTGCCAAACTTGCGAGGtactcattgatatacactgtTGATTAATTAATGAAGTTGCATCCTTACTGTTTTGAGGCAAGAAATGTAGGTAAATTCTAGATTCATTTTATGCTTCTGTGCATCTGAATGTTGTATCTCTTTACAACTGTAAGGCCATGAAATGTTAAGAGTTAGAGTGAGTTCATTCTAGTGTTCTGTGTATTCTATTCCTTAAAGTCCTTCTCAAAACAGatgatttatttatgttttgcgTAGTTTCCATGTGCTGGAAGCTTTCTGGACACATAACGTTTTTAATACATTATCATTGCTCTTACACTTCATAACTTCTTCTGTCCATAGGTATGCCGAAAGACTGGAGATCCAAGTAAGTTTGTGTTTTGCAGAAGGTGTGATGGTGCTTATCACTGTTACTGCCAGCATCCTCCACACAAGGTGATGTGTTAATTGCTTGTTTTTGGGTGTCATATCTAGATTATAATGGCACTACTAACAGACATTCCTGCATAGTGCAGAATGTCAGCTCTGGACCATACTTGTGCCCCAAACATACAAGGTGTCACAGCTGTGGATCTTCTGTCCCAGGAAATGGACTAAGTGTGAGGTACTGTTATCAACAGTTAGCCTTTCCACATAATATGGTCTTTTTTTGAACAATTGATGCTCAtctattctttttaattctgTGGTTACTTGCAAAAATGTGAAAAATGCATATCTTGTGCCAGTATATAGATATTTATTGCTTTGTGACTTATggaattcttatatatataaataatgtcATTTTTGGTATCAGTCTCTCTTAAGCATGTCTTTCAGCACCGTACCTATTAATGAGAATGCTAACCCACTTTTCAATCCATTATGTTTGCAATTTTATACGGTGAGTGTGACACCTTATCTGAGTATATATGCCATTTTGAAAGCGATTGTTATGTGCGGGTGAATCGATTAtgaatttgtttgatttatgcCCTTTTTGATAGATATATCTGATTTAGACTACCCAGATGATCTTTAGAATGCAAAGTAATTGAAGCCAAAGAAAATAACGGAACATGTTTTGGTAGTTAGTGGGAGGAGTTGTTTATTGACATGCAATAGTTACATTTATAATTCTAGTGTGATTGTACTTTTCAACAGGGTTTAGTCTTCTTTATTTCTTACTATTAGCAGGTCATTTAtcatatgtttttaaaacacGCAGGTGGTTTCTGGGATACACTTGCTGTGATGCTTGTGGAAGATTATTTGTGAAGGGAAATTATTGCCCTGTTTGCTTGAAGGTATTGTCGACTTCATGCTATCTTTGGGTTGTCACAAacttttcattaaaagaaaaaaagctgtTCTATGTTAATTACCTACTGCTTGTAGACTGTCATGATTGATCATTATATTTAAATGCTTCATCATCAGTCCAAAAAAAATGTCCCAGATGATTTTGTTTAGTAACttgatatttttactttaaaatatgaaTGAAATCGATTAGATGTCTTGGCTCAACCTTACAGGTTTATAGAGATTCGGAATCAACTCCAATGGTTTGCTGTGATGTATGCCAGCGATGGGTGCACTGTCATTGTGATGGCATAAGGTTTGTCTTTCCCCTCTCAAAATACACAGTGCTAATGACATGTTAGGTAGATTCTGCTGCACAGTTTTTACTTCTTTGGAATTTTTAAGTGACTTTTCTTGGATGTAAATCCTTGTTTCATGTTCTTATTGGATATCTAATAAAGCTTTTCCTGAGCAGTTATTTATAGGAAGTAGTTTGCACATTTGAGAAATCAGATAGCTTATTCTGAAGAAATGTTTTGCAGTGATGAAAAATATCTTCAGTTTCAAGTAGACGGAAACCTCCAGTACCAATGTGCCACATGTCGTGGAGAATGCTATCAGGTTTGTTAATTGTggaaagctctctctctctctgaagcACGTACACATGTGGCTAGTCTTGCTTAGATGTGGTGTGCTGGGATGGTTTGGTTAGAACTTCTTTTCTTACTTCAGAAATGTATACTGCCAGGTAAAGGATCTTGAAGATGCTATTGAAGAGCTGTGGAGGCGACGAGATAAGGCTGATCGAGGTTTAATTGCAAGCTTGAGAGCTGCTGCTGGGTTGCCAGTCCAAGAAGACATATTTTCTATCTCTCCTTAttcagatgatgatgaaaatggtCCGGAGGCACTAAGGAATGATTTTGGGCATTCTATAAAACCCTCTCTCAAAGGGATAGTCAGCAAGTCACCAAAGAAGAGCAAGGATCATGGAAAGAAactttggaataaaaaatattccaataaaaaagattCTTATGCTGCTTCAATTAGTAAGACTGTACCACTTCAGCAGGACATTCATTCTTGTGTACATGATTTGGATGATTACAAGAATGATGACACGGAGTCTCGAGGAAAGGGAGGATTGGGTAGATGTTCTTCTCCTGTTCCTGGAATTGTGAATCACACTGAAGGGACTTGCTCTATCAATCAGCCAGGTGGTTTGAAACACAAGTTTGTTAACGAGGTGATGGTTAGCAACGGAGAAAGGACATCcaaagtttttaaaatcaagaataaTAAGCCTCA
Coding sequences within it:
- the LOC118027712 gene encoding uncharacterized protein isoform X1 — translated: MAFHVACPITCRRICFCSLGFPRDLHSRKPKADFLFDVAGIDEFLKDPLGIRASREGTVLVSVPKVVPVPASIPPTHSLEVVSAKDREGDGGAGEDAFSTQTKRVAIQRQAAAAKASAEYYAKKVESGDTVASKDTPGEDAGSLCQICFVGETGGSERARKMLPCKSCGKNCHMSCLKTWARHRDLFHWSSWTCPSCQTCEVCRKTGDPSKFVFCRRCDGAYHCYCQHPPHKNVSSGPYLCPKHTRCHSCGSSVPGNGLSVRWFLGYTCCDACGRLFVKGNYCPVCLKVYRDSESTPMVCCDVCQRWVHCHCDGISDEKYLQFQVDGNLQYQCATCRGECYQVKDLEDAIEELWRRRDKADRGLIASLRAAAGLPVQEDIFSISPYSDDDENGPEALRNDFGHSIKPSLKGIVSKSPKKSKDHGKKLWNKKYSNKKDSYAASISKTVPLQQDIHSCVHDLDDYKNDDTESRGKGGLGRCSSPVPGIVNHTEGTCSINQPGGLKHKFVNEVMVSNGERTSKVFKIKNNKPHDLDSGYDTEKHAGKSKSVKAKKLVINLGARKINITSPKSEAQSCQGKQDWKASNVDHTGKTKGLIKFARREGNLIKFGKVKAEASNFSPKSDGGSHADGYETVPLDYARVSSAKKSLEGSRAAVGPAGEVTKLRSDKLSVGKQSEVRADTHTESNDESGDTPILQSLQKDSKFSLKLKIKKPNFENQSSLIPLHEEEKSNIRGQRSKRKRALNFMEKTMYNEDEGMSQSHLDSEMMEANWILKKLGYDAIGKRVEVHQPSDNSWHKGVVSDIVEDTSMLSITLDDDRVKTLELGKQAVRFVSQKQKRSKT
- the LOC118027712 gene encoding uncharacterized protein isoform X2, producing MAFHVACPITCRRICFCSLGFPRDLHSRKPKADFLFDVAGIDEFLKDPLGIRASREGTVLVSVPKVVPVPASIPPTHSLEVVSAKDREGDGGAGEDAFSTQTKRVAIQRQAAAAKASAEYYAKKVASKDTPGEDAGSLCQICFVGETGGSERARKMLPCKSCGKNCHMSCLKTWARHRDLFHWSSWTCPSCQTCEVCRKTGDPSKFVFCRRCDGAYHCYCQHPPHKNVSSGPYLCPKHTRCHSCGSSVPGNGLSVRWFLGYTCCDACGRLFVKGNYCPVCLKVYRDSESTPMVCCDVCQRWVHCHCDGISDEKYLQFQVDGNLQYQCATCRGECYQVKDLEDAIEELWRRRDKADRGLIASLRAAAGLPVQEDIFSISPYSDDDENGPEALRNDFGHSIKPSLKGIVSKSPKKSKDHGKKLWNKKYSNKKDSYAASISKTVPLQQDIHSCVHDLDDYKNDDTESRGKGGLGRCSSPVPGIVNHTEGTCSINQPGGLKHKFVNEVMVSNGERTSKVFKIKNNKPHDLDSGYDTEKHAGKSKSVKAKKLVINLGARKINITSPKSEAQSCQGKQDWKASNVDHTGKTKGLIKFARREGNLIKFGKVKAEASNFSPKSDGGSHADGYETVPLDYARVSSAKKSLEGSRAAVGPAGEVTKLRSDKLSVGKQSEVRADTHTESNDESGDTPILQSLQKDSKFSLKLKIKKPNFENQSSLIPLHEEEKSNIRGQRSKRKRALNFMEKTMYNEDEGMSQSHLDSEMMEANWILKKLGYDAIGKRVEVHQPSDNSWHKGVVSDIVEDTSMLSITLDDDRVKTLELGKQAVRFVSQKQKRSKT